In Actinomycetota bacterium, the sequence CGGACTTGCCGACGAGGTAGCCGATGCCGATGCCCGGGCCGATGGCGGCCAGACCGTAGGCGAAGCCTGCGGAGCTGGCAGCGGCGGTGTTCTTCGCGTCGGCCGGGTCTACCGCGGCTACGAGGTGCGAGAAGGCTTCCATGGGATGTGGTTCTCCTGTTGTGCTCTGGGTATGGGAGATCTTGGGTAGCGGGGTCTAGGGGGTGCCGGTCAGTGCTCGGGGTGGGCGGAGCTGCCGATGTACACCGCGGTGAGGATGGTGAAGATGTATGCCTGCAAGAACGCGACCAGCACCTCGAACGCGGTGAGGAAGACGAGCATGAAGAAGGGCAGGACGCCCATCGGCACCAGGAACACCTTCTTCGTCTCGGCCTGGAACAGCGCCGCGGACAGCAGGGCGAACGTCACGAGCAGGATGTGCCCGGCCATCATGTTGGCCATGAGTCGCACGGTCAGCGAGAAGGGGCGCACGATGATCGTCGACACGAATTCGATGAGGCCGACGAGCGGCTTCAGCGCCGTCGGCACCCCGGGGGGCCAGATGAGGTGACCGAAGTACTTGAGGCCCTGGTGCTTCAGGCCGACGCCGATGAACACCACCCAGACGAGCAGTGACAGCGTGAGCGGGATGGCGATGCGGGCGGTCGCGGGCATCTGCAGGATCGGGATGATGCCGGGCACGTTGCAGAGGTAGATGAAGAGGAAGATCGACAGCAGGAACGGCGTCCAGCCGAGCCCGTCGCGCCCCATCGTCTGCATCACCACCCCGTTCTCGATGAACTCGACGGTGGCCTCGGCCAGGTTGCGCACGCCCTTCGGCGCGACCATCGGGTCCTTGCGGCCCGCGAGCAGGAACACGACCGACGCGATCACGGCCGCCAAGACGGCGATCAAGGCGATCTTGTTGAACGTCGGGAAGAGGTCCTTCCAGCGGAGGATGGCGTTGATCGGCGGGAACTCGAGAGCGATCACGTTCGTTTCCGTTCCTGTCGTGAAACCGGCTTGGAGTGGGCGGCCAGCGGGGCTCTGGCTACCGGGTGGGTGAAGGCTTGAGGCCTGGGTAGGCGAGCGATGCGGCCACGAAGCGCATCTCCCACAGCAGCAGGCCGAGGTGTGTGACGATGATGGTCAGCCCGAGGGCGATGAGCGAAATCCAATCTGCGTCGCGCACGAGCCAGATGGCGAGGAAGATCAAGCCAAGGCGGATGAGGTAGCCGAACAGCACGGTGCCCATCATCAGCCCGAGCGAGATGCGCGCGGTGACGGACACCAGCAGCGCGGCCAGCAAGAAGTTGACGAGCACCAGCGCGATCCCCATCACCGCGCCCGCGGCGCCGTCGAGACCCCAGATGACTCCGCATACGGCGACGAGCACCGGACCGGCGATCAACCCTCGGCGCACCATGTCCTTCGACACCGCGACCTCGGGGGCGGGACCCTCGAGCCGGGTGGTGACCGGGTCGATCGCCGAGCTCGTCACGGCTCACTCCGCGGCGCGACCCGACCGGCTTGGGCTGCTCGACCCAATCGACCTGCCGCCGAGGCCTGCTCGGCGCGCTCGGCCTCGAGATGCGCCATGCTCGCGTTGTAGCCGTACCAGAGCTTGGCGAACACTCCGACCGCGGCGAGCACGGTGAGCACGATCATGAAGATCGGGGTAGTCCCGGCCAGGCGGTCGACCAGCCATCCGATGCCGAGGAACAGCGCCAACGTGAGCGCAGTCTCCATTCCCTGACCGAGGCCGGCGTCGGGCGGAGCAGCGGTTGGCGTGTTCGAGCGGGATTCCGGCGTGGGCAAGGTGGTTGACGACCTTCGGCACTCTGCGTACGGAGCGCGGCACCGTTGCCGCGCGCTCGTGAACGCGCGCACAAAGTACAGGATCAAGTGGGATCGCTCAAACCCGAAACCTCGGATTCCGCGCCGTTCGGGTCTGATTCGCGCTCGTCGTCGTAGTCGAGGCCGTCGACGTCCGCGTCGGCCGACGGTCCCCTCCGGCCGCGGCGTACCTCCGGGTGGAGCACGGTGTAAAGACCCAGCGCGATCGCGATCAACCCGATCGGGATCAGCGGCGTGGTGGCGCGGGTGAAGATCGGGTATAGGGCGAACCCGGACAGCAGCGCCGTCCAGAGCCAGAGGATCAGCACGCTGCGCCGCTGGCCGTGCCCAAGGTCCATCAACCGGTGGTGGAGGTGGCCCTTGTCGGCGGTGGCCACGCCCTGGCGTCGAGTAGCCCGGCGCACGATCGCGAACAACGTGTCGACGATCGGTACGCCGAGCACGACGAGGGGGATGAAGAGCGGCGCGAGGAAGAAGTACGTCTGGCCCGGCAGGTACTGGTCGCTGTTGGGATCGGCGCGACCGCCGACGACGCTCGTCGCCGCGGCCAGCAGCAGCCCGAGCAGCATCGCCCCGCCGTCGCCCATGAAGATCCGGGCCGGGTTGAAGTTGTGGGGCAGGAAGCCGATGCAGATGCCGAGCGTGATCACCGCGATCAGCGGCCCGACGTTCGGCTGCACGAGCACACCGAGGTCCTCGAGGCGCCGGCTGTACAGGAAGAACGCGCCCGCCGCGATGGCGACGATGCCCGCGGCCAGGCCGTCGAGGCCGTCGATCAGATTGACCGCGGTCGTCATGCCGAGCAGCCACAGCACGGTGATCAGCGGGATCCAGTCGTCCGACAGCACGAACACTTCGAGGAACGGGACGCGGAAGTAGTACATCGTCACGCCGAACCACACGAGGACGAGCCCGGTGACGACGGTGCCGGTGACCTTCGCCGGCGCCGAGATCTCACGGATGTCGTCGATGAAGCCGAGCCCGAAGATGAGCGTCGCGGCGAGGACGACGCCGAGCGGCTCGGAGTTGCGGTCGAACAGCGGATCGAAGCGGTCCATCCACCACGCGAGGCCGAGCGCCGCGACGAAGCCGGCGTACATCGCGATGCCACCCACGTCGGGGGTCACCTTCTGGTGCACCCGGCGGTCGTCGGGCTCCACCACCCAGCCACGCCACCGCGCGAGCCGCGCGACGACCGGCACCAGGCTGAACGTGACCACCGCCGCGACACCACCCACGATCAGGTAGCCCGCGGTGTCCGTCATCGGCGCGAGAGCCTACGCACCCCCCACCACCCCGGGCTGTTGCCCGCCCGCCGCGGCGCTGTCTGCCGCCCGCCAAACCGCAGCTTGCGCGCCAATCTGTCAACGAACCGGCGCCTGCCGCAGCTTCATCGACAGATTGGCGCGCAAGCCGCGCGCGCGAAGGTCACTCTTGCGGAGGGGGTGCGCGCGGTCAGTGGGGGGAGGGGTACGCAGGGAACTGCGCACAGAGCTTGGCGACGTCGGCGCGTACGTCGTCGAGCGCGCCGGCGACGGCCCTGTCGCGCAGCGCCCTGGCGATCAAGGCGCCGACTTGGGCCATCTCCGGCTCACGCATCCCCTGCGTGGTCACCGACGGCGTCCCGATGCGCACCCCCGAGGTGACGAACGGGCTGCGCGGGTCGTCGGGGATGGTGTTCTTGTTCAACGTGATGCCCGCCCGGTCGAGGGCGGCCTGCGCCTCCTTGCCGGTGAGCTCACCGTCGAAGGGCCGCAGGTCGACGACCATCAGGTGGTTGTCGGTACCGCCCGACACCAGGCGGAAGCCCTCCGCCGCCAGCGCGGCCGCGAGTGCCGATGCATTGGCCACGATCTGCGCCGCGTACTCGCTGAAGCTCGGGTCGGCCGCCTCGCGGAAGGCCACCGCCTTGCCGGCGATGACGTGCTCCAGCGGGCCGCCCTGCCATCCGGGGAACACGGCCTTGTCGATGGCCGTCGCGTGCTCGGCGGTGGACAGGATGCACCCACCGCGCGGTCCCCGCAGCGTCTTGTGCGTGGTGAACGTGACCACGTCGGCGTAGGGCACCGGATTGGGGTGCACGCCACCGGCGATCAGGCCGGCGATGTGCGCGGCATCGAACAAGAAGTACGCGCCGACCTCGTCGGCGATGGCCCGGAACGGCTCCGCATCCAGCCGGCGCGGGTAGCTCGTGGTGCCGGCGACGATCATCCGCGGGCGGTGCTCGAGCGCGAGATCACGCACCTGGTCCATGTCGATGCGCTCGTCGCCGGGGGTCACCTTGTACGGCACGAAGCGGTACAGCTTGCCGCTCGCGTTCACCGGGGAGCCGTGCGTGAGGTGGCCGCCGTGGTCGAGGCTCAGCCCGAGCACGGTGTCGCCGGGCTGGAGCAAGGCCTGGTAGGCGCACATGTTCGCGTTGGCACCGGAGTGCGGCTGGACGTTGGCGTGGTCGGCGCCGAACAACGACCTCGCCCGCTCGATGGCGAGCGCCTCGATCGAGTCGACCACAGCGTTGCCGCCGTAGTACCGCTTGCCCGGGTAGCCCTCCGCGTACTTGTTGGTGAGCACCGACCCGACGGCGCGCATCACCGCCGGCGAGGTGAAGTTCTCGCTCGCGATCAGCTGCAGCCCGGTGATCTGGCGCTCGAGCTCCAGCGCGATCAGGTCTTCGACCTCGTGGTCGGGATCGGTGTCCGAGGGGAAGGGCATCGAGGGGCTCCGTTTCGGCTGGATCAGAACTCGTCTTCGAGGGCCATCAGCTGGGCCACTCGCCGGGCGTGGCGGCCGCCTTCGAACGCTGTGTCGAGAAAGGTAGCGACGATCTCTTCGGCCAACCCGGTGCCGACAACTCTCGCGCCCATCGACAGCACGTTCGCGTCATTGTGGGCTCTCGCCATCTTCGCCGTGTACAGGTCGTTGCAGAGCGCGGCGCGCACACCACGGACCTTGTTCGCGGCGAGCTGCTCGCCCTGCCCGCTGCCGCCGAGCACGATGCCGAGCTCGGCTTCGCCGTCACGCACCTTGCGCCCGACGGCGGCACAGATCGGCGGGTAGTCGCAGCTCTCCGTGGAGTGGGTGCCGAGGTCGACGACCGCGTGGCCCTGCTCGCCGAGCAGGCGGACGAGGTGTTGCTTCAGCTCGTAGCCGGCGTGGTCGGAGCCGATCACGATCTGGGTCATCGAGGCTCGATCCGCGTCACGAACGTCGAGTGTACGGACCCGTCGTAGCCTTCGCCGCCGTGAAACCCGACCCGCAGAGCCCGGTCATCGTCGGAGCCGGCCAGTACTTGCACCGTGCCGCATCGCTCGACGACGCCGCCTCCCCCGCGCAGTTGATGGCACAAGCCGTGCGGGCCGCGGCGCTCGATGCCGGCCTGCCGTCGGTGCCGAAAACACCGAACTCGATGCGCGTCGTGTCGCTGCTGTCGTGGCGCTACCGCGACCCGGCCCGCTTCGTGGCCGCCGAGCTCGGGATCGACCCTGCCGAGACGGTGCTCTCCGCCGGCGGGGGCAACTCACCCCAGATGCTGGTCAACGTCACGGCCGCCCAGATCCAGCGCGGCGAGCTCGACCTGGCGGTGATCGTCGGCGGTGAGGCTTGGCGTACCCGCATGCGGGCTCGCCGGGAGGGGGCGACGCTGCCGTGGCCGAAGGTGCCCGAAGACGTCTCTCCCCGGCGTTCCGTCGGCAGCGAGCTGGTGATGAACCACGAGGTCGAGACGGCGGTCGGCATCGTCCAACCGGTGCAGGTGTACCCGATGTTCGAAACCGCGCTGCGGGCGTCGGCGGGCCGCACCGTCGACGAGCACCAGGCGATGCTCGGCGAGCTGTGGTCGCGCTTCTCCCACGTCGCTGCCGCGAACCCCGCGGCGTGGCTGCGCACCCCGCTGACGCCGGAACAGGTCCGCACGGTCGGGCCGGACAACCGGATGATCGGCCTGCCGTACCCGAAGTACATGAACTCCAACAACGACGTCGACATGGCCGCCGCGCTCATCATGTGCAGTGTCGAGCGGGCCCGCGCGCTCGGCATCGCCCCCGACCGGTGGGTGTTCCCCAACGCCGGTGCGGACTGCCACGAGCACCAGTACGTCTCGCAGCGTTGGGACTTCACGCGCACGCCCGCGATCGAGCTCGGCGGCCGCTCGGCGCTGGAGCTGGCGGGAATCGGCATCGACGACGTGTCGGTCGTCGACCTCTACTCGTGCTTCCCCTCGGCGGTGCAGCTCGGCGCGCAGTCTCTCGGGCTCGCCCTCGACGGCCAGCTGACGCGCACGGGCGGGCTGCCCTTCGCCGGCGGGCCGTGGAACAACTACGTGATGCACGCCATCGCCACCGTGGTCGCCGATCTGCGCGAACGGCCCGGCGAGTGGGGGCTCGTATGGGCGAACGGCGGCTACGCGACGAAGCACTCGTTCGGCGTCTACCGCACCAGCCCTCCGGCCGCGGGCTTCCGTTTGGGCGACCCGCAGGCCGAGGTCGATGCCCTCCCCCGGCGCGAGTTCACCGGGTCCGTCGGCGAAGACGCGCCGGTGAGGATCGAGGCCTACACGGTGATGCACTCGCGCGAGGGCTCGCCGGAGAACGCCTTCGCCGCCTGCTTGCTGTCCGACGGGCGACGCGCCTGGGGAACCTCGGCCGACCCCCACCTCGTGGCCGCGATGTGCGAGGGCGAGTGGGTGGGGCGCACCGTCACCCTCGCCGCCGATGCCACCCTGCGCGTCGACTGAACCCCCCACGCCCCCACCCCCGCGTTCTCGGTCGGATTTGTGACACATAGCGCGACTCATCCGACCGAGAACGCACGGGGGGTGCGCGCTTGGTGGCGCCGCGATGGCATGCTCAACCGGTGAGCGATGCCGATTCGACGGCGGCCTCCGTGCCGGCTCTGCCCGTGATCCTCGACTGCGATCCCGGTCACGACGACGCGATCGCGATCGTCGTCGCCGCCCGCCACACCGAGCTGCTCGGCATCACCACCGTCGCCGGCAACGCGCCTGTCGAGTCGACGACGCACAACGCTCTCGTGATGACCACCTTGCTCGGCCTCGACGTGCCCGTTCACCGCGGCGCGGGTCGGCCGCTGCTCGCCCCTCCCCGCCACGCGAGCTACGTGCACGGCGAGAGCGGCCTCGACGGCGCCGACCTGCCGCCGCCCGATCGCGGCACCGCCGGTGACGACGCGGCGGCGTTCATCGTCGACACCTGCCGCGAGCGCGAGGGCGTTTGGCTCGTCGCCACCGGCCCGCTCACCAACCTCGCGATCGCGCTGCGCCGGGCACCCGACCTCGCCGGGCGCATCGCCGGCATCTCGGTGATGGGCGGCGGGCTGTTCGGCAACCGCAGCGCGGCGGCCGAGTTCAACATCTGGGCCGACCCCGAGGCGGCCGCGATGGTGTTCGAGTACGGAGGCCCGCTGATCCAGAGCGGGTTGCATCTCACCCACCAACTCCAGGCGACGCCTGCGCGCGTCGAAGCGATCCGGCGCCTGCCGGGGCGTCTGGCGGCCGTGCTCGCCGACCTGCTCGCCTACTTCTCGGAGGGCTACGTGCGCCGGTACCACCACATGGAGGGTGCGGCGGTACACGATCCGGCAGCGGTTCTGGTGCTCAGCCATCCCCACCTCTTCACCCGCCGCTTCGCGCACGTGGTGGTCGAGACCCAGGGCCTGCACACGCGCGGGATGACGGTCATCGACCAGCGCGACCTGGTGGAGCGTCCCGACCCCAACTGCGACGTGCTGATGGGCGTCGACGCCGCCGCCGCGTTCGCCGTGATCACCGCGGCCGTCGCCGACTTCTCGGCGGGCTGAGCGCGGAGCCTTCGTGAGCGCGACGACGGGCGACCGCGGCGACCCACAACTCGACAGGGCGCTGCAGGCCATCGCCCCGCCGGGGGTGCTGACCGGGTCGCGCCGGATCTCGGCCGACGACGTCGCGCGGCTGCACCCCGCAGAGGCCGCCGCCGTGGCGCACGCGGTGCCGAAGCGCCGCCACGAGTTCGCGACCGGGCGGGCGCTGCTGCACGAGCTGATCGGCACCTCGGCGCCGCTGACGATCGGCCCCGATCGCAAGCCCGTGCTGCCCCCGGGCGTGGCGGCAACGCTCGCGCACGACCACGACTTCGCCGTCGCCGCCGCCGTCCACAGCGCAGATCTCGTGCTCGGCATCGACGTCGAGCCCGCCACCGCGCTCTCTGCCGACGTGGCCGATCTCGTGTTGCGCGAGGACGAGCGGGACATCGATGCGCACCTGGCCTTCACCATGAAGGAGGCCGCGTACAAGGCGTGGAGCGCCGGCGGCGGGCAGATGCTCGAGCACTCCGACGTACGCCTCAGCGTGCGCCCGGGCGCGTTCACCGCCGTGATGCGCGACGGTGCCGCGCAGTACGAGGGGCGCTACGCACAAGTCGGCGATCGGTTCTTGGCCCTCGTCGTCGCGCCGGCGCCCCCCGGGCGCTGAGGCGCGGCCGGCCACCTCGTCGCGCCCGGCGGGGCGTCAACTAGCTTCGGTCCATGCGTGCTGCGGTGATGCGTGACTGGTCGCTCCGGGTAGACGATGTCGCCGATCCGGTCCCCGCGGCCGGGCAGGTGTTGGCCAGGGTGCTCGCCTGCGGGATCTGCGGCAGCGACCT encodes:
- the atpE gene encoding ATP synthase F0 subunit C — encoded protein: MEAFSHLVAAVDPADAKNTAAASSAGFAYGLAAIGPGIGIGYLVGKSVEAMARQPEAAGMVRTTMFLGIAFTEALALIGFVVFILLKFA
- the atpB gene encoding F0F1 ATP synthase subunit A; its protein translation is MIALEFPPINAILRWKDLFPTFNKIALIAVLAAVIASVVFLLAGRKDPMVAPKGVRNLAEATVEFIENGVVMQTMGRDGLGWTPFLLSIFLFIYLCNVPGIIPILQMPATARIAIPLTLSLLVWVVFIGVGLKHQGLKYFGHLIWPPGVPTALKPLVGLIEFVSTIIVRPFSLTVRLMANMMAGHILLVTFALLSAALFQAETKKVFLVPMGVLPFFMLVFLTAFEVLVAFLQAYIFTILTAVYIGSSAHPEH
- a CDS encoding ATP synthase subunit I, whose protein sequence is MTSSAIDPVTTRLEGPAPEVAVSKDMVRRGLIAGPVLVAVCGVIWGLDGAAGAVMGIALVLVNFLLAALLVSVTARISLGLMMGTVLFGYLIRLGLIFLAIWLVRDADWISLIALGLTIIVTHLGLLLWEMRFVAASLAYPGLKPSPTR
- a CDS encoding undecaprenyl/decaprenyl-phosphate alpha-N-acetylglucosaminyl 1-phosphate transferase, giving the protein MTDTAGYLIVGGVAAVVTFSLVPVVARLARWRGWVVEPDDRRVHQKVTPDVGGIAMYAGFVAALGLAWWMDRFDPLFDRNSEPLGVVLAATLIFGLGFIDDIREISAPAKVTGTVVTGLVLVWFGVTMYYFRVPFLEVFVLSDDWIPLITVLWLLGMTTAVNLIDGLDGLAAGIVAIAAGAFFLYSRRLEDLGVLVQPNVGPLIAVITLGICIGFLPHNFNPARIFMGDGGAMLLGLLLAAATSVVGGRADPNSDQYLPGQTYFFLAPLFIPLVVLGVPIVDTLFAIVRRATRRQGVATADKGHLHHRLMDLGHGQRRSVLILWLWTALLSGFALYPIFTRATTPLIPIGLIAIALGLYTVLHPEVRRGRRGPSADADVDGLDYDDERESDPNGAESEVSGLSDPT
- a CDS encoding serine hydroxymethyltransferase, yielding MPFPSDTDPDHEVEDLIALELERQITGLQLIASENFTSPAVMRAVGSVLTNKYAEGYPGKRYYGGNAVVDSIEALAIERARSLFGADHANVQPHSGANANMCAYQALLQPGDTVLGLSLDHGGHLTHGSPVNASGKLYRFVPYKVTPGDERIDMDQVRDLALEHRPRMIVAGTTSYPRRLDAEPFRAIADEVGAYFLFDAAHIAGLIAGGVHPNPVPYADVVTFTTHKTLRGPRGGCILSTAEHATAIDKAVFPGWQGGPLEHVIAGKAVAFREAADPSFSEYAAQIVANASALAAALAAEGFRLVSGGTDNHLMVVDLRPFDGELTGKEAQAALDRAGITLNKNTIPDDPRSPFVTSGVRIGTPSVTTQGMREPEMAQVGALIARALRDRAVAGALDDVRADVAKLCAQFPAYPSPH
- the rpiB gene encoding ribose 5-phosphate isomerase B, which gives rise to MTQIVIGSDHAGYELKQHLVRLLGEQGHAVVDLGTHSTESCDYPPICAAVGRKVRDGEAELGIVLGGSGQGEQLAANKVRGVRAALCNDLYTAKMARAHNDANVLSMGARVVGTGLAEEIVATFLDTAFEGGRHARRVAQLMALEDEF
- a CDS encoding acetyl-CoA acetyltransferase, which gives rise to MKPDPQSPVIVGAGQYLHRAASLDDAASPAQLMAQAVRAAALDAGLPSVPKTPNSMRVVSLLSWRYRDPARFVAAELGIDPAETVLSAGGGNSPQMLVNVTAAQIQRGELDLAVIVGGEAWRTRMRARREGATLPWPKVPEDVSPRRSVGSELVMNHEVETAVGIVQPVQVYPMFETALRASAGRTVDEHQAMLGELWSRFSHVAAANPAAWLRTPLTPEQVRTVGPDNRMIGLPYPKYMNSNNDVDMAAALIMCSVERARALGIAPDRWVFPNAGADCHEHQYVSQRWDFTRTPAIELGGRSALELAGIGIDDVSVVDLYSCFPSAVQLGAQSLGLALDGQLTRTGGLPFAGGPWNNYVMHAIATVVADLRERPGEWGLVWANGGYATKHSFGVYRTSPPAAGFRLGDPQAEVDALPRREFTGSVGEDAPVRIEAYTVMHSREGSPENAFAACLLSDGRRAWGTSADPHLVAAMCEGEWVGRTVTLAADATLRVD
- a CDS encoding nucleoside hydrolase: MSDADSTAASVPALPVILDCDPGHDDAIAIVVAARHTELLGITTVAGNAPVESTTHNALVMTTLLGLDVPVHRGAGRPLLAPPRHASYVHGESGLDGADLPPPDRGTAGDDAAAFIVDTCREREGVWLVATGPLTNLAIALRRAPDLAGRIAGISVMGGGLFGNRSAAAEFNIWADPEAAAMVFEYGGPLIQSGLHLTHQLQATPARVEAIRRLPGRLAAVLADLLAYFSEGYVRRYHHMEGAAVHDPAAVLVLSHPHLFTRRFAHVVVETQGLHTRGMTVIDQRDLVERPDPNCDVLMGVDAAAAFAVITAAVADFSAG
- a CDS encoding 4'-phosphopantetheinyl transferase superfamily protein; protein product: MSATTGDRGDPQLDRALQAIAPPGVLTGSRRISADDVARLHPAEAAAVAHAVPKRRHEFATGRALLHELIGTSAPLTIGPDRKPVLPPGVAATLAHDHDFAVAAAVHSADLVLGIDVEPATALSADVADLVLREDERDIDAHLAFTMKEAAYKAWSAGGGQMLEHSDVRLSVRPGAFTAVMRDGAAQYEGRYAQVGDRFLALVVAPAPPGR